The Novosphingobium sp. Gsoil 351 genome contains the following window.
CATAGAGCGCGGCGGTGGTCGAGAGCATCTCGCGCATACCCGGCCCGCCCTTGGGGCCTTCGTAGCGGATGACCACGACCTCGCCCTCGCGGATCAGCCGCGCCTCGACCGCGGCGAAGCAGTCTTCCTCGCAATCGAACACCCGCGCCGGGCCGGTGAACTTCAGGCGGTGCATCCCTGCGACCTTGACGATCGCCCCATCGGGCGCGAGCGAGCCCCTCAGGCCAACAACGCCGCCGGTCGGCGACAGCGGTTTATCGAACGAATAGATCACCTTCTGGTCGGGATTCCAGGTGACTTCTTCGATATTCTCGCCCAGCGTCTTGCCGCTGACTGTCATCGGCGACGGATCGAGCATACCGCCGTCCAGCAGCGTCTTCATCACCATGTAGACCCCGCCAGCGTCGTACATGTCCTTGGCGACGTATTTCCCGCCGGGCTTGAGATCGGCCACGTAGGGAGTCGACTTGAAGATCTCGGCGACGTCGAACAGGTCGAACTCGATCCCGCATTCGCTCGCCATCGCTGGCAGGTGGAGCGCGCCGTTGGTCGAACCGCCGGTCGCGGCGACGACGCGCGCGGCGTTCTCGAAGGCGGCGCGGGTGCAGATGTCGCGCGGGCGGATGTTGCGCGCGAGCAATTCCATCACCTGACGGCCCGCGGCACGCGCCACTTCTTCGCGCGATTTGTAAGGAGCTGGGGCCATATTACTGTTAGGCAAGGACAAACCGATAGCTTCGCCGACGCAGGCCATGGTGTTGGCGGTGTACTGTCCACCGCACGCCCCGTGACCGGGGCAGGCGACTTTCTCCAACGCGGTGAGGTCCTTGAGCGGACAATTGCCCGCGGCATGCTGGCCCACCGCCTCGAACACATCGACCACGGTCACGTCGCGGTCCTGATAACGCCCCGGCAGGATCGACCCGCCATAGACGAAGATCGACGGCACGTTGAGCCGAAGCATCGCCATCATCATGCCGGGCAGGCTCTTGTCGCACCCGGCGAACCCGACCAGCGCATCGTAGCAGTGCCCGCGCACCGACAGCTCGACCGAATCCGCGATCACCTCGCGGCTGACCAGCGATGACTTCATCCCCTGGTGGCCCATCGCAATGCCGTCGGTGACGGTGATGGTGTTGAACCGGCGCGGCGTACCGCCGCCAGCCTCGACGCCCTCGCGGCAGATATCGGCCTGGAAATCGAGCACGGTGTTGCACGGCGCGCTGTCGTTGCCCGCGCTGGCGACCGCGACGAACGGCCGCCCGATCTGCTCCTCGGTCATCCCCATCGCATAGTAATAACTGCGATGCGGCGCGCGCTCGGGGCCTACCGAAACGTGGCGGCTGGGCAATTTGGCTTTGTCGAATGTGTGCGTCATGGCGGTATCCTCGTCGCGCGATGCCTTTGCGGGGGGATGCGCATGGGTCAAGCCCCACCACTACCAAACCCGTCGCCCCGGCGCAGGCCGGGGCCCAACCAAGCTCTCCCCATCGGACGGCGCCGCGAGTTCGCGAGTCCGGTTAGGCCCCGGCCTGCGCCGGGGCGACGGTGTGAGTTTTAGCGAAGCTTTCCCGCGAGCCGCCACCACTCGCGGGGCAGGCCCTCCGCCACAGCATCGCGGTGTTCGGAAGTCTCAAACAACGCAAAGCACGTCGCGCCCGAACCGGACATTCGGACCAGCCACGCCGATGTGTCGCGCAAGGAGGCAAGCACTTTACCTATCACGGGACAAAGGCCGAGAGCGGGAGCCTCCAGATCATTGCGCCCGGCCAGCGCAATTTCGCGCGCGGTGCCGCCGGGCAGCGCACCCGGATCCACCCCATCCCACGCGGCAAACACCGGCCCCGTCGCCAGCGGCACGCGCGGGTTCACCAGCAGCACCGGCGTCCCCGCCAAATCCTGCGGCCCCGGCTCGAGATCGATCCCCGTCCCGCGCCCGATGCAGGTGCTGCTCTTCACGCAGGCCGGAACATCCGCACCCAGCCTGGCCGCGCGCTCGCGCCAGTCATCAGGCAGGCCGAACCGCGCGTCGTACAGCCGAAACACCGCCCCCGCATCGACCGAACCGCCGCCCAACCCCGCCGCCACCGGCAGCCGCTTGTCGAGCGTTACCCGCCAGCCCTCGCGCCGGGGCAGCTTGCCCAGTGCCTTGGCGACGATGTTGCCGAGCGGATCGCTCAGCGCGGGCGCGAACACTCCAGTGACGTGCAATTCGTCTCGCGGCGCGGTCTCGACGCTCAGCTCATCGCCCGCATCGACGAACGCGAACAGCGTCTCGAGTTCGTGATACCCGTCCTCCCGCCGCCGCCGGACGTGAAGCGCAAGGTTGATCTTGGCGTAGGCGGTTTCGTTCATCTTGGACCTCTCCCCTTCAGGGGAGAGGGTTGGGAGAGGGGGATGTCGGTCTGCGCGATGGGGCCCCCATCACATATTCGGATAGTTCGGCCCCCCGCCCCCTTCGGGCGTGGTCCAGGTGATGTTCTGGTTGGGGTCCTTGATGTCGCAGGTCTTGCAGTGAACGCAGTTCTGGGCGTTGATCTGGTATTTGGGCTGGCCTTCCTCGACGCCGAGCCACTCGTAGACCCCCGCCGGGCAGTACCGCGTCGAGGGCCCGGCGAAGACGCCCAGCTCGCTGGTCCGCTGCAGCTCCAGATCCGCCACCTTGAGGTGGACCGGCTGGTCCTCTTCGTGGTTGGTGAAGCTCAGCGCCACGCTCGAAAGCCGGTCGAAGCTGATCGTCCCGTCGGGCTTGGGATACTTGATCGGGCGGAACAGGTCGGCGCGCATCGTCGCTTCGCTGTCGTGGTGATGCTTGAGCGCGGGGACGATCGGCAGGCGGATCTGGCGCAGCCACATGTCGATCCCCGCCAGCGCGGTGCCCAGTTCGCCGCCAAACTTGGCGACCAGCGGCTGCGCGTTCTGGACGAGCTTGAGCTCCTTGGCGATCCAAGACGAGCGCACCGCCGTGTCATAGTCGGTCAGCGAGGTATGCTCAGCCCCGCCCTTGATCGCCTTCGCGGCGGCTTCGGCGGCGAGCATGCCGCTTTTCATCGCGGTATGGCTGCCCTTGATCCGCGGCACGTTGACGAAACCCGCGCTGCAGCCGATCAGCGCGCCGCCGGGGAACGCCAGTTTGGGCACCGACTGCCACCCGCCCTCGTTGATCGCCCGCGCGCCGTAGGATACGCGGCGCCCGCCTTCGAGAACGCTGCGGATCGCCGGGTGCTGCTTCCAGCGCTGGAATTCCTCGAACGGATAGACGTAGGGGTTCTTGTAATCGAGCGCGGTGACGAAGCCGAGCGCGACCTGGTTGTTGGCCTGGTGGTAGAGGAACCCGCCGCCCCATGAATCGCTTTCGCTCAGCGGCCAGCCCTGGGTATGGATCACCCGGCCGGGGAAGTGCTTGTCCTCGGGAATGTCCCACAGTTCCTTGATGCCGAGTCCGTAGACCTGCGGCTGGCAATCGCGCTCTAGGTCGTACTTGCCCTTGAGCTGCTTGGTCAGGCTGCCGCGCGCGCCCTCGGCGAACAGCGTGTACTTGGCGTGGAGCTCCATCCCGGGCTGATAGTCGCCCTTGTGGCTGCCGTCCTTGGCTATCCCCATGTCCTGGGTGGCGACGCCGATCACCTTGTCGCCATCATAAAGCACTTCGCCCGCCGGGAAGCCCGGGAAGATTTCCACCCCCAGCTCTTCGGCCTTGCCCGCCAGCCAGCGGCACAAGTTGCCGAGGCTGCCGGTATAGCAGCCCTCGTTGGACATGAAGGGCGGCATGAACACTTCGGGCAGCGAATACTGGCGGGTCTCGCTGAGCACCCAGTGGTGGTTCTCGACAACCTCGACCTCGCCCATCGGGCACCCGTCATCGCGCCAGTTCGGCAGCAGCTCGTCGAGCGCGCGCGGATCGACGACCGCGCCAGAAAGGATATGTGCGCCGATCTCGGAGCCTTTTTCGAGGACGCAGCAGGTCAACTCGGCGTCGATCTGCTTGATCCGGATCGCCGCGGCCAGCCCGGCCGGGCCGCCGCCCACGATCACCACGTCATAGGGCATCGATTCGCGTTCGCTCACGGCGGCACCTCCCTCGTTTGTCGTGCTTCCCGCCTTGATTGCTGGGGCCGGGCAGGTCAAGACCGCGCCCGACTATGGACCCGCGCGAAACATCCGATTGGGCGGCCGAACTCGCCGCGGCGCAGGCCTGGTGGCGCGAGGCGGGGGTCGACCTCGCCTTTGCCGACGAAGCCACCGTTTGGCTGGCCGACAAGCGCGCGGCCACTAGCGACACCGGCGCTGAATCCGCGCCGGCGCAGGCCGAACCCCCGCGCGTAGCCACGCGTCCTCGCATCGGCGGCGAGCGCGCGCTTTGGCCAAAGACGCTGGACGACTTCCCCGCCTGGTGGCTGACCGAGCCGAGCCTCGATCCCGCCCCCGCCGCGCAGCGCGTGATGCCCGCCGGTCCCCACGGAGCGCCGCTGATGGTCCTGGTGGCGATGCCGGAAGCCCAAGACTCGGCGGCACTACTCTCTGGCAGGCAGGGCCGACTGCTGTCCGCGATCCTGTCCGCGTTCGGGTTCGACCGCGACCAAATCTATCTGGCCAGCGTCCTGCCCAGGCCGATCGCGGCGCCGGACTGGTCCGCGCTCGCCGCCGCCGGGCTCGGCGAAGTGCTCGCCCATCACATCGGACTGGCCGCCCCACAGCGGCTGATCGTGTTCGGAAAGGACATTTCATCGCTTCTCGGCCACGATCCGGCGCAAGTCGCTCAATCTTCACCCCGATTTAACCATGAAGGTTCGAGCGTCCCGCTGATGCTCGCGCCTGCGCTCGAGGCGTTGCTCGAGCGCCCGGCTCTGAAGCGGGGACTGTGGACACGCTGGCTCGAGTGGGAGCCGACCGGATTGGGGACTTGATGCTGGCAAAGACCGCTCTGAAGCTGGCCGCCGCGACGCTGGTCGTGACGCTGGCGACGGCCGTCCCGGCATCGGCCAACAGCGCCTCGGCCGACTATTTCCGCCTGCGCGGGGACAGCCGCAACGCGCCCAGCGTGCTAACCAAGGACGAGCGCGACTATTACACCGCGCTGTTCGCCGCCGAGCGCCGCGAGGACTGGGCCGCGGTCCAGACGATGCTGGCGCAGAAGCCCGACGGCCCGCTCCATGCGGTCGCGAAGGCAGAGTTCTACCTCGCCGCCAATTCTCCCAAGGCCGATGCCGCGCCACTGGTCCAGCTCGTCCAGCAGGCGCCCGACCTGCCGTGGGCCGACCAGCTTTCGCGCCTGGCCGTCAAGCGCGGCGCGACCGAACTGCCCGGGCTGGTCCAGGCGCAGCGGCTCTATTCGGTATCGAGCGCGCCCAAGCGCCTGCGCCCGCGCAGCACCGCCGACGGGACGATGCCGGCCAGCATCGCCGACGCCATTCTGCTCGCAATCAAGAACGACGATCCCACCGGCGCGCGCGCGCTGCTCGACGGGATCGACGCATCGCTCTCTAGCGAGGCGCGCGCCGAATGGCGCCAGCGAGTGGCGTGGAGCTTCTATATCGAGAACGACGACGCCCAGGCGCTCAGCGTCGCACGCAGCGTCGCCGACGGCAGCGGACCGTGGGTCGCCGAGGGCTGGTGGACCACCGGCCTGGCCGCATGGCGGCTGGGCGGGTGCGAGGAAGCCGCCAACGCCTTCGAGAAATCCGCGGCGCTGGCCGAAAACGCCGATCTTGCCGCCGCGGGCAACTACTGGGCGAGCCGCGCGTGGATCCGCTGCCGCGTGCCCGAGAAGGTCTCCACGAATTTGCGCGCCGCGGCGCGCAAGACCGAGACGTTCTATGGCCTGCTCGCGGCCGAGGCGCTGGGCCTGAAGGAACCGGCCTTGCGCGCATCGCCCGATTTCAGCGGTGAGGACTGGCAGGCGCTGCGGGGCACCGGCAATGTCCGCGCGGCTGTCGCGCTCGCCGAAATCGGCCGCGAGGATCTTGCCGACGAGGTTCTGCGGTATCAGGCCAAGATCGGCGATCCGCGCCAATATGCCGCCCTCACCCGCCTCGCCCGCGACCTGGGGCTGGCATCGACCCAGCTATGGATGGCCTACAACGCACCTTCGGGCGGCCGCCCCGACGATGCCGCACGCTATCCCACCCCCAAGTGGACCCCGGCGAACGGATGGAAGGTCGATCCCGCGCTGGTCTATGCCCATGCCTTGCAGGAATCGAATTTCCGCACCGCGGTCGTCAGCCCGGCGCAAGCCAGGGGGCTGATGCAGATCACCCCGATCACTGTGCGCCAGCACAGCCCGGCGCTGTCGCTCAATGCCGCGGCAGTGGATCTGACAAATCCTGCCACAAACCTCGCGTTTGGGCAGCAAAACCTCGAAATGCTGCGCGACTCTAGTGCGACTGGGGGACTACTTCCCAAGATCATGGCCGCCTATAACGCCGGCCTCGCCCCGGTAACCCGCTGGAACAGCGAGATTCGCGATGGCGGCGATCCGCTACTGTGGATGGAATCGATCCCCTACTGGGAAACCCGCGGCTACGTCAGCGTGGTGATGCGCAACTACTGGATGTACGAGAACCAGGCGGGAGGCCAATCGGACAGTCGTGCCGGGCTGGCCGAGGGTAAGTGGCCGAAGTTCCCCGGTTTGACCGGTGCGCCGGCAGTGCGTGTCGCTTCCAGCCTACGCTGAGCTGCTCCACACCCCGCTGATGTCGAGCCTGCTGGCAGGCTCAGGGTGAACTGCCGACTTTGTCGTCAGTCGAGACATGATGTCTCGACTACGCTCGACATGAGCGGATAAGGGAGGCGCAAATCATTCAGATGAGACGCTGATGGCAATCGACCCCGAGCGCGCGTTCAAGCCGATCAGCATTGCGCTGCTGACGGTTTCCGACACGCGCACCGCCGCCGACGATACTTCCGGCGACATTCTCGCCGAACGGATCAAGGCCGCGGGCCACGCCCTCGCCGCTCGCGCGATCGAGCGTGACGACGTTCCGCGCATTTGCGACCGGCTCAACAACTGGATCGACGATTCCCGGATCGACTGCGTGATCTCGACCGGCGGCACCGGGCTGACCGGGCGCGACGTGACCCCCGAGGCGCTCGACCGGGTCAAGGAGAAAGACATTCCGGGCTTCGGCGAACTTTTCCGTTGGCTCAGCTATAAAACCATAGGCACTTCGACCGTGCAGTCGCGGGCAATGGCGGTGCTGGCGCGCGGCACCTACATCTTCGCACTCCCCGGCTCGAACGGCGCGGTGAAGGACGGCTGGGACCTGATCCTGTCCGAGCAACTCGATGCCCGGAACCGCCCCTGCAACTTCGTCGAGCTGATGCCGCGGTTGCGCGAAGTCTGACGATTTTCCGCAGCGCCTACTTCGGAGCCGGGTGTTCCTTGAAGAACTTGTTCGCCTCGCCCATCATCGTTTGCCACCAATCGACGACGTCGGCGAAGTTGGCCTTGTTAAGGCCGCCCAGCGTGCTGAAATCGTAGCTAATCGCCAACGTTCCATCGTTGGGATCGAACGACATCGTCGAGAACCGCTTCTTGAGGTTCCATTCATTGGCGAGCGCCGCCGAATTGGTGCCATCTTGCGCGAACGTGATCCGGAACTGCAGCGAGGTGCAGTTGGAGTTGTTCTGGCAGCCGTAAAAAAGATCATGTATTTGTAGCCGCTAGCCGCGCTGTCGATGACGGGATCGCCATCGACGTCGCTCTTTCTCAGCTTGGCCTTGAAGCCGATCTCGCCCAACGCGCTGGCTACTTCTCCCGGGCGCGAGGCGCAGATTAGCCCGCCGGGACAGGAATCGGCGGCAGCAGCTGGTGACGACAAAGCGATCAGCGCGAATAAGGCCGCGGCGAAAGACGTGACGATGCGCATCGGATTCCCCCCGTAAACCGGTACGGATCGTTTCATCGGGAATCCGCCAAGTCAATCTTGCTTTCCATTTTGTTCTTTTTATGTTCTAATCAGGTCATGACCAATCAAAGGTCCAGCCAGAGTCCCGTCCACGGTCGCGGCGCGCAATCAGGCGCGGTGCCGGTGCGGTTCGGGCTGGGGGTGCGCGAGGCGGATGGCGACTGGCTCGATGAGCGCGATGGTCTCGACGGGCCGGGGCCGAAGTTGCGGACGACGGTAACCGAGGAGCACGCCAAGACCATCGTCAGCTTCAACCGGTCGCCCGACATTCCGTTCGACCGCTCCATCAACGCTTATCGAGGTTGCGAGCACGGCTGCATCTACTGCTTCGCCCGTCCTACCCACGCCTTTCACGACCTCTCCCCCGGGCTGGATTTCGAAACGAGGCTGTTTGCCAAACCGAACGCTGCCGAGTTGCTCCGCGCCACCCTCGCCAATCCGCGCTACACGCCCGCGCCGATCGCAATGGGTACCAACACCGACCCATACCAGCCGATCGAGGGACGCTACCGGATCACGCGCGCGGTGCTCGAGGTGTGCCTTGAGGCGCGCCAGCCGGTTACGATCACCACCAAGTCCACCCGGGTGCTCGACGATCTCGATCTGCTGGCCGAGATGGCGCGGCACCGGCTGGTCGCGGTCGGCATATCGGTGACCAGTCTCGATCCGAGGCTTTCTAGCCTGCTCGAACCCCGCGCCTCAGCCCCAGCCAAGCGCCTCGCCGCGCTGGGACGGCTGGTCGAGGCGCGCGTTCCCGCGCACGTCTCGATCGCCCCGGTCATCCCCGCGATCACCGACGAGTTCATGGAGAGCATCCTCGATCGCGCCGGGGCGCTCGGGGTCGGCTCGGCGAGCTGGATCATGTTGCGTCTGCCTTACGAGGTCGCTCCGCTGTTTCGCGAATGGCTCGCGACCCATTTCCCCGAGCGCGCGGGCAAAGTGATGAGCATCGTCCGATCGGTGCGCGACGGTAAGGACAACGATCCAGGATTCTTCAGCCGCATGAAGCCGCAAGGCGTCTGGGCCGACCTGTTCCGCACGCGTTTCCGCCTCGCATGCCGACGCGCGGGGATCGGTCAGGTAAAGATCGATCTCGATTGCGGGGGCTTCATTCGGCCGAGTGCGAATGGGCAGTTGAGCCTGCTGTGAAGGGTTAGAACTCGCCGATCCCGAAGCGCGCAACCCCCTGGTTGAACCCCGGCGGATCTAGCACGCCGATGTCGAGCGCGACCGGCTCGCCGATCCAGTGACCGAGCGTGGTGTGGTCGGCGAGGTCGTCGTCGGTAAGCGGATGGATCAGCGCGCGTAGCCCCGCCGCCGCAATCGCGGCGATCACGGCGTCTCGCGCGGGTTCGAGGAAGTGGATCTCGTACTGCGGGATCGGGTGCGGGCCGATCGGTTCATCGACCATCCGCCCGGTAAACAGCACGCGCGGATCGGCGCCGAAACGGTCGCGCAACGCCGCAGCCTCCGCCCGGTCGGCAAGAGTGTAGTAGATGTGCGCGTGCCATGGCGCTTCGCCGCTCACCCGGCGAACCGGATGAGACGGCTGTCGGCCACTGCGGCGCTGCGATGGGGCACGACCTCGGCGATGTAGTGGGGGTTCTTGACCATCGCCATGAATGCCGCCGAGTTGGGATAGCCCATTACGAACGCCTCGTCCCACTCGTCGGCAGGGCCGGTGACCACGCATTCCAGTGGCGGCTGCCAGACCATGCCGCCACCCGCTGCGGCGATGATCGGGGCGATTCCGGCCTTGTAGATGTCGTAGGCCTCACGTCCGCTCAGGGCCTTGCCGTGGTTGGGGTGCCCCTCGGGATACTCGGCCACAGCGCGTAACTTGATCAGGTTGAGCATGTGGATCGGCGTATCACGAGGCAACGCCTTGAACGCTGCCCAGTTCTCGCGGCTGGGATCAATGTGGGGCATTCTCGGCTCCTAGTCCGCCAGCTTGTAGTCCTTGAACCGCTCACGCAGGTCCTTCTTGCTGATCTTGCCGGTGCCGGTGTGGGGGATGTCGTCGACGAATTCCACTGCATCGGGCAGCCACCACTTGGCGACTTTGCCGACGAGGTGGGCCTTGATGTCCTCGGCACAGCAATCGGCGCCTTCCTTGCGGACGATCACGAGGATTGGGCGTTCGTCCCAGCGTGGATGATAGATCCCGATCGCCGCCGCCTCGGCCACCGCGGGATGACCGACCGCC
Protein-coding sequences here:
- the ilvD gene encoding dihydroxy-acid dehydratase, coding for MTHTFDKAKLPSRHVSVGPERAPHRSYYYAMGMTEEQIGRPFVAVASAGNDSAPCNTVLDFQADICREGVEAGGGTPRRFNTITVTDGIAMGHQGMKSSLVSREVIADSVELSVRGHCYDALVGFAGCDKSLPGMMMAMLRLNVPSIFVYGGSILPGRYQDRDVTVVDVFEAVGQHAAGNCPLKDLTALEKVACPGHGACGGQYTANTMACVGEAIGLSLPNSNMAPAPYKSREEVARAAGRQVMELLARNIRPRDICTRAAFENAARVVAATGGSTNGALHLPAMASECGIEFDLFDVAEIFKSTPYVADLKPGGKYVAKDMYDAGGVYMVMKTLLDGGMLDPSPMTVSGKTLGENIEEVTWNPDQKVIYSFDKPLSPTGGVVGLRGSLAPDGAIVKVAGMHRLKFTGPARVFDCEEDCFAAVEARLIREGEVVVIRYEGPKGGPGMREMLSTTAALYGLGMGEKVALITDGRFSGATRGFCIGHVGPEAADGGPIALVENGDTISIDAEAGTIDLMVDGAVLAERRKAWRPRSNDYQSGALWRYAQNVGPASKGALTHPGAKAETHVYADI
- a CDS encoding 4-(cytidine 5'-diphospho)-2-C-methyl-D-erythritol kinase gives rise to the protein MNETAYAKINLALHVRRRREDGYHELETLFAFVDAGDELSVETAPRDELHVTGVFAPALSDPLGNIVAKALGKLPRREGWRVTLDKRLPVAAGLGGGSVDAGAVFRLYDARFGLPDDWRERAARLGADVPACVKSSTCIGRGTGIDLEPGPQDLAGTPVLLVNPRVPLATGPVFAAWDGVDPGALPGGTAREIALAGRNDLEAPALGLCPVIGKVLASLRDTSAWLVRMSGSGATCFALFETSEHRDAVAEGLPREWWRLAGKLR
- a CDS encoding electron transfer flavoprotein-ubiquinone oxidoreductase — encoded protein: MSERESMPYDVVIVGGGPAGLAAAIRIKQIDAELTCCVLEKGSEIGAHILSGAVVDPRALDELLPNWRDDGCPMGEVEVVENHHWVLSETRQYSLPEVFMPPFMSNEGCYTGSLGNLCRWLAGKAEELGVEIFPGFPAGEVLYDGDKVIGVATQDMGIAKDGSHKGDYQPGMELHAKYTLFAEGARGSLTKQLKGKYDLERDCQPQVYGLGIKELWDIPEDKHFPGRVIHTQGWPLSESDSWGGGFLYHQANNQVALGFVTALDYKNPYVYPFEEFQRWKQHPAIRSVLEGGRRVSYGARAINEGGWQSVPKLAFPGGALIGCSAGFVNVPRIKGSHTAMKSGMLAAEAAAKAIKGGAEHTSLTDYDTAVRSSWIAKELKLVQNAQPLVAKFGGELGTALAGIDMWLRQIRLPIVPALKHHHDSEATMRADLFRPIKYPKPDGTISFDRLSSVALSFTNHEEDQPVHLKVADLELQRTSELGVFAGPSTRYCPAGVYEWLGVEEGQPKYQINAQNCVHCKTCDIKDPNQNITWTTPEGGGGPNYPNM
- a CDS encoding lytic transglycosylase domain-containing protein, which translates into the protein MLAKTALKLAAATLVVTLATAVPASANSASADYFRLRGDSRNAPSVLTKDERDYYTALFAAERREDWAAVQTMLAQKPDGPLHAVAKAEFYLAANSPKADAAPLVQLVQQAPDLPWADQLSRLAVKRGATELPGLVQAQRLYSVSSAPKRLRPRSTADGTMPASIADAILLAIKNDDPTGARALLDGIDASLSSEARAEWRQRVAWSFYIENDDAQALSVARSVADGSGPWVAEGWWTTGLAAWRLGGCEEAANAFEKSAALAENADLAAAGNYWASRAWIRCRVPEKVSTNLRAAARKTETFYGLLAAEALGLKEPALRASPDFSGEDWQALRGTGNVRAAVALAEIGREDLADEVLRYQAKIGDPRQYAALTRLARDLGLASTQLWMAYNAPSGGRPDDAARYPTPKWTPANGWKVDPALVYAHALQESNFRTAVVSPAQARGLMQITPITVRQHSPALSLNAAAVDLTNPATNLAFGQQNLEMLRDSSATGGLLPKIMAAYNAGLAPVTRWNSEIRDGGDPLLWMESIPYWETRGYVSVVMRNYWMYENQAGGQSDSRAGLAEGKWPKFPGLTGAPAVRVASSLR
- the moaB gene encoding molybdenum cofactor biosynthesis protein B is translated as MAIDPERAFKPISIALLTVSDTRTAADDTSGDILAERIKAAGHALAARAIERDDVPRICDRLNNWIDDSRIDCVISTGGTGLTGRDVTPEALDRVKEKDIPGFGELFRWLSYKTIGTSTVQSRAMAVLARGTYIFALPGSNGAVKDGWDLILSEQLDARNRPCNFVELMPRLREV
- a CDS encoding YbjN domain-containing protein, whose translation is MHDLFYGCQNNSNCTSLQFRITFAQDGTNSAALANEWNLKKRFSTMSFDPNDGTLAISYDFSTLGGLNKANFADVVDWWQTMMGEANKFFKEHPAPK
- a CDS encoding PA0069 family radical SAM protein, whose protein sequence is MTNQRSSQSPVHGRGAQSGAVPVRFGLGVREADGDWLDERDGLDGPGPKLRTTVTEEHAKTIVSFNRSPDIPFDRSINAYRGCEHGCIYCFARPTHAFHDLSPGLDFETRLFAKPNAAELLRATLANPRYTPAPIAMGTNTDPYQPIEGRYRITRAVLEVCLEARQPVTITTKSTRVLDDLDLLAEMARHRLVAVGISVTSLDPRLSSLLEPRASAPAKRLAALGRLVEARVPAHVSIAPVIPAITDEFMESILDRAGALGVGSASWIMLRLPYEVAPLFREWLATHFPERAGKVMSIVRSVRDGKDNDPGFFSRMKPQGVWADLFRTRFRLACRRAGIGQVKIDLDCGGFIRPSANGQLSLL
- a CDS encoding DOPA 4,5-dioxygenase family protein is translated as MSGEAPWHAHIYYTLADRAEAAALRDRFGADPRVLFTGRMVDEPIGPHPIPQYEIHFLEPARDAVIAAIAAAGLRALIHPLTDDDLADHTTLGHWIGEPVALDIGVLDPPGFNQGVARFGIGEF
- a CDS encoding DUF1330 domain-containing protein; this encodes MPHIDPSRENWAAFKALPRDTPIHMLNLIKLRAVAEYPEGHPNHGKALSGREAYDIYKAGIAPIIAAAGGGMVWQPPLECVVTGPADEWDEAFVMGYPNSAAFMAMVKNPHYIAEVVPHRSAAVADSRLIRFAG